The following DNA comes from Flavobacterium sp. N3904.
TTTGGCTTTTGTAAAAACGCAAAGAACGCAACGCTTTGCGACCTTAGCGGAATACAATTAAAGATGGAAAACCTTGCGCACTTTGCGGTTAAGAATTTGTGAAAATTTGTGAAATTTGTGGCTGAAACTAACTCCACAAAAATTATCTATCTAGCTGTTTAAAAAAATATTCAAATTAAAAATTGTACTTTTATGAGAAACAAAAAACTAATCATTCTCATAAATTCTCAATATGCAAATAGTAATCATAGGTGGTGGTTTTGCCGGAATCAATTTAGCCAAAGAACTCACAAACCACAACGGCATAGAAGTAACGCTTGTTGACAAAAACAATTACAATTTCTTTCCTCCGCTCATCTATCAGGTAGCAACCGCTTTTCTGGAACCCTCAAGCATAAGTTATCCGTTCCGTAAATTTTTTGCGGGCAAGAAGAACCTGAAGTTTCGCTTGGGCGAACTCCAAAAAGTAATTCCTGCCGAAAACAAAATCATCCTCAATAACGGCGAATTGCAATACGACCATTTGGTTTTTGCAACTGGTGCCGAAACCAGTTATTTCGGGATGGAAAATGTCAAGAAAAATGCCATTCCGATGAAAACCCTCAATGATGCCATCGAAATGCGCAACGCATTATTGAAAAACCTCGAAAAAGCAGCCATTTGCAAAGACATCCGCAAGCGAAGAACACTTTTGACCATTGTCGTGGCCGGTGGAGGACCCACAGGAGTGGAAGTTTCGGGTATGTTTGCCGAAATGCGAAAAAATATTTTACTCAAAGAATATCCCGAACTCGACACCACCGCCAGTAATATTTATTTGGTCGATGGGGGAGACGCCTTACTGTCGCCTATGAGTTTGGAATCACAAGCAGATACACTCGAAGCAGTAACAAAATTGGGAGTGGTCGTAAAGCTAAACACCCGTGTGGTCGATTACAAAGACGACACCGTATTCTTTGCCGATGGAAAAACCATTCAAACCAAAAATTTAATTTGGGCGGCAGGAGTTTCAGCACGAGAATTTGAAGGAATTCCGGCAGAAAGTTACGGTCGTGGCAAACGAATGGCAACCGACGCCTTCAACAAAGTAAATGGTACCGAAAACATCTACGCCATTGGCGATACCTGCATCCAACTCAACGATGTAGATTTCCCGGGCGGTCACCCGCAAGTTGCGCAAGTGGCTATCCAACAAGGAATAAATTTGGCCGAAAATTTTAAACTAATACTTCAAAATAAGCCATTAAAACCCTTTAAATACAAAGACAAAGGTTCTATGGCGATCATCGGAAAAAACAAAGCCGTAGTCGATTTGCCCAAACCCAAAATGCATTTCAAGGGCTTTTTCGCCTGGATGATTTGGCTTTTCGTACATCTAATGTCTTTGATAACCTACCGCAACCGAATCAATACCTTTTACCATTGGATGATTGCCTATTTCTCCAAAGACCAATCGTTGCGTATGATTATTAGACCAGAGAAAAGAACAAAAGCTGATGCATAGCTCAAAATAGTTTTCATTCAGGCCGTAATTTCTGATAAAAAAGATTTATATTTGAGAAATACAAAGTAAGACAAACCTTCGTATAACAATCCAATTTTGGATAGCTTTGCGAAGGTTTGTTTTATATATACACAAGTTGGCAGTAATTAATAACATATATAACTTAAAAATATGATTACAAAGATTGAAGTAAAAGAATTATATGGTGCATTTGACCATCCAATTAAATTAAAGGAAGAAAATATAACAATGATTTTGGGTGAAAATGGTCTTGGAAAAACTGTCATATTGAAAATGATAAAGGCTTTTTTCGACAAAGATTTTTTTGAACTTCAAACATATCTATTTAAAGAATTTATTTTAACGTTTTCAAATAATGATGTGGTTTCAATAGAAAAAGAAATTAATGATAATGGTTGCGCATTAAAGTTCTCACATCATACAACAACAGGCAAAAAAAAGCCAGAAACCTATATAATGAGTTTTTCAGAAAATCAAAGACCTATACATAGACTTCGTCGAAATAGAGATCTTTATTATCATGACGAAATTCATTATGAAATTGGCAGATATTTACCATTTCCAATTGAAAAAGTTGGTCCGGACACTTGGCTAAATTCTCACGAAGGTGAATTATTTTCAACACAACAACTATTTGAGCGATATGGTGAATTCTTGCCTGCGAATATTAGAAAACAGTTCGAAAGTCTTCCTGATTGGCTAGTAAAAAAATCGTCTTCGATAAAAACAAAATTTATTGAAACACAACGACTATTGATTAGAACGAAAGCTCAAGAACAAGAGTACAAGTCTTCAGTAGTTAATTATTCGCAAGGTTTAATCGAAAAAATAAAAAATAAAACTGTTGCTGCAACTGATCTTGCTTCGAAATTAGACAGGAGTTATCCAAATAGGGTCATTAATCAAATTACACATCCAAAAAAAATTCTGATAAAGAACTAGAAGAAGGACTTAAGGAACTAAGTAGAAAAAGTGAACTTTTAAATAAAGTTGGTCTGCTTGATAGTGAAGAAGAGAATTTACCGATTAACTTTCAAACTACACACAAAAATAAGGAAATCTTAAAGGAAGTTTTACAAGTTTACCTTCAAGATAGTAATGAAAAATTAGAAATTTATAATGAACTAGCGACACGAATCGACCTTTTATTAAATATAATTAATAAAAGATTTTTATACAAAAAGTTGAGTATTCATAAATCCAGAGGTTTTGTCTTTACATCTCAATTAACAGGGAAAGATATTCCTTTATCTGGTCTTTCGTCGGGCGAACAACATGAACTTGTACTTTTTTTCCAACTTTTGTTTGATACTGAACCTAATTCACTTTTATTGATTGATGAACCCGAAATCTCTTTACACATTTCATGGCAAAATCACTTTATAAACGATTTAAAGGAAGTGATTATACTAAATAACTTGTCTGCTATTATTGCTACACATTCACCAGATATTATTAACAAGAACTGGAAATTAACTGTACAATTAAAGGGAGAATAATATGCGCGAACATTTAACTCCCGATAGGATTGCTAATTCAATATTGCAAAAATCCCGATTTAAGGGAACATATTTAATTGTTGAGGGCAACAGTGACTATACACTCTATCGAAAATTTACTGATCAAGAATTCTGCGAAATAGAGATCGCGTTTGGAAATTGTAACGTAATACAAGTAATTGAAGAACTTCAGCAGCGCGGATTTACAGATGCTCTTGGATTAATTGACTCAGACTTCCGAAGATTGGATGATGATTTACCACAAAACAAAAATGTAATTATGTCTGACGATCATGATATCGAAGTCATGATTATTAAATCTAATGCTCTTGATACAATATTGACACATCACTGTGACCCTACTAAATATTCAACTTATCTCGAAGATTTAAAAATAAAAGACATTCGGGAAGATTTGCTTAACCTAAGTAAATCAATTGGTATACTTAAATGGGTAAACAAATCTGAGAACTTAGGGTTACTATTTAAACCACATAAGGAAGATGCTCGACCATTGGATTATGCCAAATTTATTGATGTAAAATTATTTAAATTTACTGGAAATGAAAATCTGATAAATGCAGTTATAAATTATTCAATGAATAAAACAAAAATAAATACAACTAATAAAGCCGCTCTTCAATCTCTAAATTCAAAAAAATTAGATGGTGTCGAATTAAATCAACTTTGCAATGGCCACGACATTTGCCAAATTTTGAGTTTGGGGCTAAGAAAAAAACTAGCCTCACTAAATTCTAATGTTTTATCAGCGGATCAAATAGAACTTGAATTAATTTTAGCATATGATTCACGATATTTTGAGCAAACAGACATTTATAAACAAATTAAGTCATGGGAGAAACAAGTTGGAAAACAAGTTCTGAAATTTTAACTACTTACCCGAAAGAGTGGATTTGGAATCCGTGCCCGCAATTATAAGATAAACATTTTGTATCTCCTAAAGTCATTAATATAGCACAAAAAAGAAAGCTACTATCATACAGTAGCTTTCTTTTTTGTAATATAAATAGTGTAAATTAAAATTTATTTTTATTTTTGAAATTATTCATCAATACTTTAAACTTTCAATACATGACAGCTACATCAGGCTCAAAAAGCACCAACACTGCCAAAACCAAAAGTACTGTGAGTGAAACGGGGCACGCAAAGAACGTGGCAAACCTTCAGGATGTAATCGCTTTCGTAACAGGATACGGGCCAAGTTACAACCCGAGCAAGAAGGCATTAAAGTTGCCTCAGCTTACAGCACTGGCAATGGCAAGTCAGGCAAGTTTGGCCGATGTAATAACAAAAAATACAGCTTATAACAATACCGTAAACGACAGGGCTGCGGCCTTTAGAACACTAAAACCACTGGCAACAAAAGTCGTAAACGCATTGCAGATCACCGATGCCATTACCCAAAAAGTAGACGATGCAAAAGGGTTTAATAAAAAACTGCAAGGCCCCAAAGAAAAAAAGAACAAAAAGCCAACGGACCCAAATACAGTTGTGCCCAAAACTATTTCTACAAGTCAGCAATCCTACGACCAGCAAATACAGCACTTTGCGGCATTACTTTCGGTAGTACAGTCAGAAACCAGTTATGCCCCAAACGAAACCGAATTAAAGATGGCATCCCTAACCGCAAAACAAACCGACCTCATTGTCAAAAACAATGCCGTTGCAACAGCCTATGCGGCAGTAAGCAATTCAAGAATCGCGCGCGACACCTTATTATACAAAGAAGAAACAGGATTACTCTACATTGTAGACGATATAAAAAAATACATAAAATCAATCTACGGAGCAGCATCACCCGAGTTTGCCCAGGTAAAAGGATTAAAATTCAGAAAGAAACTAGCTTAATTCCAAAAGCAAAACAGGATAGGCAAAACCACAAATGCCTGTCCTGTTTATAAATCACCCATCACCATTTACGGTTATACCAATGTCATTTACGGTTATGGCGATGTCATTTACGGTTATCGCGATGTCACTTACGGTTATGGTAATGTCATTTACGATTATAGCAATGTAATTTACGGTTAGAGCAATGTCATTTACGGTTATGGTAATGTCATTTACGGTTATAGCGATGTTATTTACGGTTATAACAATGTCATTTACGGTTATAGCAATGTCATTTACGGTTATGCTATTGTAATTTATGGTTATGGCGAAGTCACTTATGGTTTTGACACTATAATTTATATTTCACCGTAAACAAATTAATATAAACAAAACCCCGATAGTGTTGATTTGCAATCACCATCAATAAACTAGATCTACAATCAGGATTATCGTGTTGTTATTCAAAATTAAGAACTGAAACTTCCTGCAATTACTTGAGATTTTAACATTTGATCTAATCTAAAAATAGTTTTTAGTAGATGCCACAACAAATCCGATGATTTGACGTAATTTAGCCTGAAATAAAGAAATGGTATAACCAATAATGGTTAAGACAATACCACATATTTCAACATAATGGCTCAATTAAATACAATGGAAACCAAGCAAAACTTCACAAAAATTCTTAAAAACAAATATGTTCCAACCGCTGAATTTTATAGCCAAATAATCGATAGTTTACAAGACTATTCCATTTTTACATTAGACAATGATTTTATTATAAATAGTTGGAGTTCTGGTTCTACAAAAATATTTGGTTACGAAACGGATGAAGTTATCGGACAACCTTTTGATTTGATATTTACAGAGGAAGATTTAAAAAATGGTGTTCCTACAATAGAAATCGAAACCTCTTTAAAAGAAGGTAGAGCAACCGATAATAGATGGCACATTGCCAAAGACAAGAGCCTGTTTTATGCTTATGGGTTGGTTTTTCCACTCATTGGTTTAAACGGAGAAATGCTTGGCTACGTTAAGGTTTTGAGGGACTTGACTGATAGAAAACAATCAGAAGATGCCATAAAAAATTACATTAAAGAATTGGAAGATCTTAATACTCATAAAGAGAGTGTTATGGCAATACTTTCGCACGATTTAAGAAGTCCGTTGTCGGCAATTATTGGAACAGCAAAATATCTAAAAGAAAATTTCCGTAAAATGAGTCCTGATGCTATGCAGGAAATGCTGGACTTGCTTTATAAATCATCTACAGATGAATTGGAAATGTTGGACTATTTGGTGGAATGGGCAAGAATAAAATACGCATCAGACACCTTTTCTCCTTCAAAATTAAAACTAATCGAATATATTAATAAAGTTTTTGATACTTTAAACGAAACGGCTTCAATAAACACCATAAATCTGCATCACGAAATCGAAGAGAACACCTCTGTGTTTGCCGACAGTAAAATGTTGATTTCCATTATTCAAAATATCGTATCAAATGCGATAAAACATACCGAAAAAGGGGGCTCGATTACAGTTTCAGCAAAAACCAAAGAGGATAAGATTATTGTTCAGATTAAAGACACCGGAATTGGAATGTCTAAAGAAATAATGGACAAATTGTTTACTCCCCAAATGAAAACGCTTTCAGAAACAAGAAAAAAGAATAAAGGAGCCGGCATTGGATTGTTATTAGTAAAAGGCTTTTTGGAAAAAAATGGCGGTGAAATCTGGGTAGAAAGTATTGAAGGGGAGGGTTCTACTTTTTATTTTACGTTGCCAATTGAGAAACCTTTATATAAAATAGGCAGTTCAGACGAAATTATGTTTGATGAAAGTGCATAATTTTAATGTTATTCGAAAAAATAAATCTTCTAAACTTTGCACATTTGGGTCTTTACGAGAATCAAATTTAGAAAAATAGAAGCAAGATTAATGTCCCATTATAATTTCATCATCTCCAGAATTCATAATGGTTTTCTTGATTTTTCTTTTACCAATATTCAAAATAATAAAAGCGATAATCGTAGTACACGTCATAATAGCAACTATAGGTACCATAGAATCTTTCACAAAAACACCCACAGCAAACGAAGCCAAAGCCCCAATTCCCAATTGAGTGGCACCCATCAATGCCGAAGCACTTCCAGTATTTTTGGCAAAAGGAGCAAGGGTTAATCCCGCAGTATTGGGATTGGAAATACCCAAACAGGCCAAAAACAAGAATAGCATTGCAATCGTACCATACAATCCTAAAACATCGTTGATTACCAAAATCAAAAAGGCAACACTAATGATTATTTGAGCAATTAAAGCACCAAAAATCATCTGTTCACTCGAGAAACGTCTCAACAATAGAGAGTTCAACTGACTCGAGCCAATAAAACTCAAAGACATAAAAGCAAAAATCCAACCATAGATGGTGGCATCTACCTTTAAAATATGCATAAACAAAATGGGAGATGCAGCAACATAAGTGAATAATCCAGAAAATGCTATAGAACCAGTTAAAGCATACGTGTAAAATTGAGGCACTTTGATAATTGACACAAAATTATTGATGATGGGCTTTGGTCGTAAAGAAATTGATAAATCGGGTTCATGTGTTTTTGGCAGACCCATTTGAGAAGCAATCAATACAAAAATTCCCATACACATCAGTATAAAAAACACAATATGCCAACCCCAATAACTCGTTACATAACCGCCAATCGTTGGCGCCAACATTGGAGAAAGCCCAACAACCAACATTAATTTGGACAAGACATTGGGTATTTCTTTCACAGGAAACAAGTCTCGAACCATTGCAACCGAAGCCACCGTAGCTGCACAACTACCAACTGCCTGAATAAACCGAAGTCCTATAAAAGTATTGATATCAGCAACAAAAACACAGCCTAAAGAAGCCAAAATATAAATCAATAACCCAATAAACAAAGGCTTTTTTCGACCAAAACGATCCAATAATGGTCCATATAGTAATTGACCAAACGAAATTCCAATAAAATAACTGGATAAAGACATGGAAACTTCAGTAACAGTAGTTTGAAGGTCTTCGGCAATTCCGGAAAACCCGGGTAAATACATATCAATTGAAAATGGTCCAAGCGCGGTCATTGAACCTAGAATCAGAATTAATTGGATGTATTTTGCTTTTGTCATTTTAATTTTTTTTTGCAAAAGTAACTTCTTTAGATTTAATCTTTTCAATAAAATAGAAGTACTTTGGTCGATTAGATAAGTAAACCATTACAAAGAGCTAAGAAAGTAGCATTTTTTATCGTTTTCTTACTTGATTTCAGTAATAAACAAATGAACTATAATTTATATTATGTAAAATAGAATTATTCAATCCAGCAAACATAATTTTACTCCATTCTACTTTTTTGAACTAGCAATAACCAATAAAGCCAAAATTAAAGCACAACTGTATTCCATTCCTCCTTCACCATGTTCGCCAACCCACCAGCCATTTTGATAATGAATAATTATATTTCCCATAATTAGCATTAAAATAAATCCCAATGACAAATATTTTATGTAGAAACCAAAACTCAATACAATTCCTCCAATAATTTCATAAATTGTAATTCCCCAAACCATTGCACTTGCCGCCAAAAAACCTTTACCTGACAAAAAATCGGCAAATTGGTTTATTGTACCGTTTGCAATTCTTGTCACTGCATGAGCCACAAAAAATAATGGAATACAGATACGTAGTACTAAAATGGAATTTGGTAACGACAGAAAAGAGACTTTTTTCATATTTTTTTTACTAAAATAGTAAATTAACATTAAAATATAAAAAAATGCAGACCTATAAGCCGGATTCTGTCCTCGTCCCGTTCAAAAGAACAAAACGATACCTTATCATTTATCTAGTCTCGTTGTTACCAACGAGATCAAGCTATCTACCCTTCAGCAACGGGCGAGAAACCCTTAAATGCTGATATACTTGATATTTCACCGCATAGAGTTTACCTGGTTTCACTACAGCATTACCTGTACATACTTTCTGTTGCACTTGTCCTATCTTATTCCGAAAAATCAGAACAAAATGACGGGTGTTACCCGCTATGCTTCTCTATGGTGTCCGGACTTTCCTCCCTCCTGTCCATAAAGACAGGACGACGATAAGGCGGTCTGCAGCGCAAAAGTAAGTTATTGGAAGGAATCATCAGTTTTTATTTGAACTTTTTATTAAAAATAAAAAAAACAATAATCAAAAATCATCATCAATTTTAGTGCTTTTAATTCAATTTTAATTATTCGCAATTATAAAAGCCAAAATTGATAATTTGGAGATATTGTACCTAAAAATACTTGTATTATTATTATATAAATTGAATAAATAGTGATTTTTTCACAATATTTGTATATACTGTATAACGCCGAAAATAACACTTACTTATGTCAATAAAAATAGCCATTTCACACAAAACTGCTTATAAATTTGATCGAAGTGTAAAACTATTTCCTCACATTTTCAGATTAAGACCCGCCGCACATTCCAGAACTCCAATTGAAGGATATTCATTTAAGATTTATCCCGAAAATCATTTTATCAATTGGCAACAAGATCCATTTGGTAATTATCAAGCAAGGGTCGTTTTTAATGAGAAAACAACTGAGTTAAGAGTTGAAGTTGAAGTTATTGCTAAATTAGAAGTTATCAATCCATTTGATTTTTTTGTCGAAGAATACGCTGAAACCTTTCCTTTTCTCTACGAAAATAAACTACACAAAGAATTATGGCCTTATCTTGAAGTTAAAGAAAAAGGGATGAAATTTGATGAGTTTGTGTCAAAACTGACACAAAAAAAGGACTTAATCACGGTTGATTTTTTGGTTTTTGCTAACCAATTGGTTTTTCAAACATTAAAATACAATATTCGTCTCGAAGTAGGTGTTCAAACCTGTGAGGAGACACTTGAGATACAAAGTGGTTCTTGTCGTGACTTTGCTTGGCTTTTGGTTCAAGCGCTCAGAAGTATTGGTCTGGCCACACGATTTGTATCGGGGTATTTAGTTCAATTGACTTCAGATCTTAAATCGCTTGATGGTCCTTCTGGCCCAGAAAAAGATTTTACAGATTTGCATGCTTGGGTAGAGGTGTATTTACCCGGAGCTGGCTGGATTGGTCTCGATCCTACTTCTGGGCTTTTTGCTGGCGAAGGGCATATTCCGTTATGTTGCACTCCTGATTATGAAAGTGCTGCTCCTGTAACTGGTGCAAGTGAGGTATGCCAAGTTGAATTTGAATTTGACAATACCGTGACCCGCATTCACGAAGATCCAAGAGTTACAAAACCCTACACCGAACAACAATGGGAAAACATTATGAAGGTGGGCAATGATGTAGAAAAAGATTTGATTGAAGGCGATGTCCGGTTGACAATGGGAGGCGAACCCACTTTCGTTTCTATCGATGATTTTGAATCACCTGAATGGAATTCTACTGCCGATGGCCCTTTGAAACGTAAACTCGCTTATGATCTAGCGCTTCGATTGAAAAGTCGTTTTGCTCACGGAGGATTGCTTCATTTTGGCCAAGGGAAATGGTATCCCGGCGAATTATTTCCGCGTTGGCAATATGCTTTATATTGGAGAAAAGATGGGTTGCCGTTGTGGAAAAACGATGCTTTAATTGCTAAAGAAGATGGCAAAA
Coding sequences within:
- a CDS encoding DUF4435 domain-containing protein — protein: MREHLTPDRIANSILQKSRFKGTYLIVEGNSDYTLYRKFTDQEFCEIEIAFGNCNVIQVIEELQQRGFTDALGLIDSDFRRLDDDLPQNKNVIMSDDHDIEVMIIKSNALDTILTHHCDPTKYSTYLEDLKIKDIREDLLNLSKSIGILKWVNKSENLGLLFKPHKEDARPLDYAKFIDVKLFKFTGNENLINAVINYSMNKTKINTTNKAALQSLNSKKLDGVELNQLCNGHDICQILSLGLRKKLASLNSNVLSADQIELELILAYDSRYFEQTDIYKQIKSWEKQVGKQVLKF
- a CDS encoding PAS domain-containing sensor histidine kinase; its protein translation is MAQLNTMETKQNFTKILKNKYVPTAEFYSQIIDSLQDYSIFTLDNDFIINSWSSGSTKIFGYETDEVIGQPFDLIFTEEDLKNGVPTIEIETSLKEGRATDNRWHIAKDKSLFYAYGLVFPLIGLNGEMLGYVKVLRDLTDRKQSEDAIKNYIKELEDLNTHKESVMAILSHDLRSPLSAIIGTAKYLKENFRKMSPDAMQEMLDLLYKSSTDELEMLDYLVEWARIKYASDTFSPSKLKLIEYINKVFDTLNETASINTINLHHEIEENTSVFADSKMLISIIQNIVSNAIKHTEKGGSITVSAKTKEDKIIVQIKDTGIGMSKEIMDKLFTPQMKTLSETRKKNKGAGIGLLLVKGFLEKNGGEIWVESIEGEGSTFYFTLPIEKPLYKIGSSDEIMFDESA
- a CDS encoding AAA family ATPase, whose amino-acid sequence is MLDSEEENLPINFQTTHKNKEILKEVLQVYLQDSNEKLEIYNELATRIDLLLNIINKRFLYKKLSIHKSRGFVFTSQLTGKDIPLSGLSSGEQHELVLFFQLLFDTEPNSLLLIDEPEISLHISWQNHFINDLKEVIILNNLSAIIATHSPDIINKNWKLTVQLKGE
- a CDS encoding DoxX family protein, translating into MKKVSFLSLPNSILVLRICIPLFFVAHAVTRIANGTINQFADFLSGKGFLAASAMVWGITIYEIIGGIVLSFGFYIKYLSLGFILMLIMGNIIIHYQNGWWVGEHGEGGMEYSCALILALLVIASSKK
- a CDS encoding multidrug effflux MFS transporter, with the translated sequence MTKAKYIQLILILGSMTALGPFSIDMYLPGFSGIAEDLQTTVTEVSMSLSSYFIGISFGQLLYGPLLDRFGRKKPLFIGLLIYILASLGCVFVADINTFIGLRFIQAVGSCAATVASVAMVRDLFPVKEIPNVLSKLMLVVGLSPMLAPTIGGYVTSYWGWHIVFFILMCMGIFVLIASQMGLPKTHEPDLSISLRPKPIINNFVSIIKVPQFYTYALTGSIAFSGLFTYVAASPILFMHILKVDATIYGWIFAFMSLSFIGSSQLNSLLLRRFSSEQMIFGALIAQIIISVAFLILVINDVLGLYGTIAMLFLFLACLGISNPNTAGLTLAPFAKNTGSASALMGATQLGIGALASFAVGVFVKDSMVPIVAIMTCTTIIAFIILNIGKRKIKKTIMNSGDDEIIMGH
- a CDS encoding NAD(P)/FAD-dependent oxidoreductase, with the protein product MQIVIIGGGFAGINLAKELTNHNGIEVTLVDKNNYNFFPPLIYQVATAFLEPSSISYPFRKFFAGKKNLKFRLGELQKVIPAENKIILNNGELQYDHLVFATGAETSYFGMENVKKNAIPMKTLNDAIEMRNALLKNLEKAAICKDIRKRRTLLTIVVAGGGPTGVEVSGMFAEMRKNILLKEYPELDTTASNIYLVDGGDALLSPMSLESQADTLEAVTKLGVVVKLNTRVVDYKDDTVFFADGKTIQTKNLIWAAGVSAREFEGIPAESYGRGKRMATDAFNKVNGTENIYAIGDTCIQLNDVDFPGGHPQVAQVAIQQGINLAENFKLILQNKPLKPFKYKDKGSMAIIGKNKAVVDLPKPKMHFKGFFAWMIWLFVHLMSLITYRNRINTFYHWMIAYFSKDQSLRMIIRPEKRTKADA